One window of the Lysobacter sp. S4-A87 genome contains the following:
- the mltB gene encoding lytic murein transglycosylase B, with amino-acid sequence MAGCATQASAPAPQQTPAKPAAPATSVPGTPALPEPHVRKALPEARAAFVRDTAAQYGIDPAYIESVLDRAEIRDSIIAAMSKPAEAKPWRDYRPIFITQARIDGGRAFLAEHRAELDRAQAQYGVPAEVIVSIIGVETNFGKNTGSYPVVDALYTLAFAYPRTGDPAKADRENRREAFFRGELGQLFALGKETGLDITTLTGSYAGAMGWGQFMPSSYREYAVDGNGDGKRDLFNNLDDVFASIANYFAKKGGWVRGGPVTVRANAAADAKAIEPENLDPVYSMADLAQRGFRPLTTVPSGQTATVVKLDGVDGPEYWFGFRNYYAITRYNISKHYAMAVYQLSEAIAGRANEPAAATAVVATPPST; translated from the coding sequence TTGGCCGGCTGCGCCACTCAAGCTTCGGCGCCAGCCCCCCAACAAACTCCCGCCAAACCTGCTGCCCCGGCCACCTCGGTCCCGGGCACGCCTGCGTTGCCCGAGCCGCACGTGCGCAAGGCGCTGCCGGAGGCGCGTGCCGCCTTCGTGCGCGATACCGCCGCCCAGTACGGCATCGACCCGGCCTACATCGAGTCGGTCCTGGACCGCGCCGAGATCCGCGACAGCATCATCGCCGCGATGTCCAAGCCGGCCGAAGCCAAGCCGTGGCGCGACTACCGGCCGATCTTCATCACCCAGGCGCGCATCGACGGAGGCCGCGCCTTCCTCGCCGAGCACCGGGCCGAACTCGATCGCGCCCAGGCGCAGTACGGCGTCCCGGCGGAAGTGATCGTTTCGATCATTGGCGTGGAAACCAATTTCGGCAAGAACACCGGCAGCTATCCGGTGGTCGATGCCCTGTACACCCTGGCCTTCGCCTATCCGCGTACCGGCGACCCGGCCAAGGCCGATCGCGAGAACCGCCGCGAGGCGTTCTTCCGCGGTGAGCTGGGCCAGCTGTTCGCGCTGGGCAAGGAAACCGGCCTGGACATCACCACGCTCACCGGCAGCTACGCTGGCGCCATGGGCTGGGGCCAGTTCATGCCGTCGAGCTACCGCGAGTACGCCGTCGACGGCAACGGTGACGGCAAGCGCGACCTGTTCAACAACCTCGACGATGTCTTCGCCTCCATCGCCAACTACTTCGCCAAGAAGGGCGGATGGGTGCGCGGCGGTCCGGTCACGGTGCGCGCCAACGCTGCCGCCGATGCCAAGGCCATCGAGCCGGAAAACCTCGACCCGGTGTATTCGATGGCGGACCTCGCCCAGCGTGGCTTCCGTCCGCTGACGACGGTCCCGTCCGGCCAGACCGCCACGGTGGTCAAGCTCGACGGTGTCGACGGCCCGGAGTACTGGTTCGGCTTCCGCAACTACTACGCCATCACCCGCTACAACATCTCCAAGCACTACGCGATGGCGGTGTACCAGCTCAGCGAGGCCATCGCCGGCCGCGCCAACGAACCCGCCGCCGCCACCGCCGTCGTTGCCACACCGCCCTCGACATGA
- the mrdA gene encoding penicillin-binding protein 2 translates to MGPRRRVLKNAAAEANQFRLRSAIAFTCVLLALAGLGLWYFRLQVWQHADYATRSEANRIKLRPVVPGRGLILDRKGRVLADNVPAYRIEVTPFEAGKTETWLPELAKVIALTPEDIARFEDERRATRGFKPITLKLRVTEEEAARFAVDRWRYPGIDLVSYLNRRYPYGDLFSHVIGYVARIDADDLKALGEGGAALTHIGKTGLERYYEEALRGKVGYEQIETNVDGRPMRQVGHVPATPGADLRLSVDMDLQQAMVTAFGDMDGSAVALDPRTGEVLGMVSLPGYDPNLFVNGISNVDYRSLMDNPSRPMFNRNVLGGGPPGSTVKPLIALAGLDSGLRRPEDKVFSTGTFYIPGQRRGWRDAHGGAGWTDLRKSIAASVNFYYYKLAYDMGIERFDQYMRKYGFGEPTGIDLLGEKSGVVPSPDWKRTRSKEPWYAGETVNAGIGQGYWVATVLQLARGTAAIANGGNLVRPHLVADRRDGYLAPWTPLQQPTPPRITDNASNLRAVQEGMMATMGPGGTGRAMAVGAPYLMAGKTGTAQKISRKGNISFDPHSLPYNLRHQALFVGYAPADNPTIVVAISVEHGGFGGSTAAPIARKIFDAWLLGKMPEPVPSDPKYVRPPQPVAALPAEVVGATAAAPPAAVAPAGAVQVAVPPASTSANAKSTRDAGPIR, encoded by the coding sequence ATGGGTCCGCGTCGTCGCGTCCTCAAGAACGCCGCAGCCGAAGCCAACCAGTTCCGTCTGCGCTCCGCGATCGCCTTCACCTGCGTGTTGCTGGCGCTGGCCGGGCTCGGGCTGTGGTACTTCCGCCTGCAGGTCTGGCAGCACGCCGATTACGCCACGCGTTCGGAAGCCAACCGCATCAAGCTGCGGCCGGTGGTGCCGGGGCGCGGGCTGATCCTGGACCGCAAGGGCCGGGTGCTGGCCGACAACGTGCCGGCGTACCGCATCGAAGTGACGCCGTTCGAGGCCGGCAAGACCGAGACCTGGCTGCCGGAGCTGGCCAAGGTCATCGCACTGACCCCCGAGGACATCGCCCGCTTCGAAGACGAGCGCCGCGCCACCCGGGGTTTCAAGCCGATCACCCTGAAGCTGCGCGTCACCGAGGAAGAGGCCGCGCGCTTCGCCGTCGACCGCTGGCGCTATCCGGGCATCGACCTGGTGTCGTACCTCAATCGTCGCTACCCCTATGGCGACCTGTTCTCGCACGTGATCGGCTACGTGGCGCGCATCGACGCCGACGACCTCAAGGCGCTCGGCGAGGGCGGCGCAGCGCTGACCCACATCGGCAAGACCGGCCTGGAGCGCTATTACGAGGAAGCGCTGCGCGGCAAGGTCGGCTACGAGCAGATCGAGACCAACGTCGACGGCCGGCCGATGCGCCAGGTCGGCCACGTCCCGGCCACGCCCGGCGCCGACCTGCGCCTGAGCGTCGACATGGACCTGCAACAGGCCATGGTCACCGCTTTCGGCGACATGGACGGTTCGGCCGTGGCGCTGGACCCGCGCACCGGCGAAGTGCTGGGCATGGTCAGCCTGCCCGGCTACGACCCCAACCTGTTCGTCAACGGCATCTCCAACGTCGACTACCGCTCGCTGATGGACAACCCGTCGCGGCCGATGTTCAACCGCAACGTGCTCGGCGGCGGCCCGCCGGGTTCGACGGTGAAGCCGCTGATCGCGCTGGCAGGCCTCGACAGCGGTCTGCGCCGCCCGGAAGACAAGGTGTTCTCGACCGGCACGTTCTACATCCCCGGCCAGCGCCGCGGCTGGCGCGACGCCCACGGTGGCGCCGGCTGGACCGACCTGCGCAAATCGATCGCCGCGTCGGTGAACTTCTACTACTACAAGCTCGCCTACGACATGGGCATCGAGCGCTTCGACCAGTACATGCGCAAGTATGGATTCGGCGAACCGACCGGTATCGACCTGCTCGGCGAGAAGTCCGGCGTGGTGCCGTCGCCGGACTGGAAGCGCACGCGCAGCAAGGAACCGTGGTACGCCGGCGAAACCGTCAACGCCGGCATCGGCCAGGGTTACTGGGTCGCGACCGTGCTGCAGCTGGCGCGCGGCACCGCGGCCATCGCCAATGGCGGCAACCTGGTCCGTCCGCACCTGGTGGCGGATCGTCGCGACGGTTATCTGGCGCCGTGGACGCCCCTGCAGCAGCCGACGCCGCCGCGCATCACCGACAACGCCAGCAACCTGCGCGCGGTGCAGGAAGGGATGATGGCGACCATGGGCCCGGGTGGCACCGGCCGCGCCATGGCCGTCGGTGCGCCGTATCTGATGGCCGGCAAGACCGGCACCGCGCAGAAGATCAGCCGCAAGGGCAACATCAGCTTCGACCCGCATTCGTTGCCGTACAACCTGCGCCACCAGGCGCTGTTCGTCGGCTACGCGCCGGCCGACAACCCGACGATCGTCGTGGCGATCTCTGTCGAGCACGGCGGTTTCGGCGGCAGCACCGCCGCGCCGATCGCGCGCAAGATCTTCGATGCCTGGCTGCTGGGCAAGATGCCCGAGCCGGTGCCGAGCGACCCGAAGTACGTGCGTCCGCCGCAGCCGGTGGCCGCGCTGCCGGCGGAAGTCGTCGGCGCGACGGCAGCAGCGCCGCCGGCAGCCGTCGCGCCTGCGGGCGCGGTGCAGGTCGCGGTGCCGCCAGCTTCCACCTCCGCAAACGCCAAGAGCACCCGGGACGCAGGTCCGATCCGATGA
- the rodA gene encoding rod shape-determining protein RodA yields MRQILRWLFDLIVRFMRTLDLPLLGALLALMVIGLAVLYSAADHAVGLVVRQGAFFVAGLGIMWALSRIPPNQLRNWTPLVFGLSLIPLVLVLLIGTGKHGRHWINLGVVYVQPAELLKLSLPMMVAWYLDRQSLPPRFRTVLIAGVLIAVPTGLILLQPDFGTAMLVAVSGAFALYLAGLPWWWFGMAFGAVAAIAPVAWFWLLRPYQQNRILTFLNPESDPLGTGWNIIQSKIAIGAGGLTGKGWGQGSQSHLNYLPEHTTDFIFAVLSEEFGWIGVATVLSLYLFVIGRCLWIAAEARDGYSRLIAGALGLALCVYVIVNGGMISGMLPVVGVPMPLLSYGGTSAVSLLAGLGVVMAVRAHRPVYAR; encoded by the coding sequence ATGAGACAGATCCTGCGCTGGCTGTTCGACCTGATCGTGCGCTTCATGCGCACGCTCGACCTGCCGCTGCTCGGCGCCCTGCTGGCGCTGATGGTGATCGGCCTGGCCGTGCTCTACAGCGCTGCCGACCACGCCGTGGGCCTGGTCGTGCGCCAGGGCGCCTTCTTCGTCGCCGGCCTCGGCATCATGTGGGCGCTGTCGCGCATTCCGCCCAACCAGCTGCGCAACTGGACGCCCCTGGTGTTCGGTCTGTCACTGATACCGCTGGTGCTGGTCCTGCTGATCGGCACCGGCAAGCACGGTCGCCACTGGATCAACCTGGGCGTGGTGTACGTGCAACCGGCCGAGCTGCTCAAGCTGAGCCTGCCGATGATGGTGGCCTGGTACCTCGACCGGCAGTCGCTGCCGCCGCGGTTCCGCACCGTGCTGATCGCCGGCGTGCTGATCGCGGTGCCGACCGGCCTGATCCTGCTGCAGCCGGACTTCGGCACGGCGATGCTGGTCGCCGTCAGCGGCGCGTTCGCGCTGTACCTGGCCGGCCTGCCGTGGTGGTGGTTCGGCATGGCCTTCGGCGCCGTCGCCGCGATCGCGCCGGTGGCGTGGTTCTGGCTGCTGCGCCCGTACCAGCAGAACCGCATCCTGACCTTCCTCAATCCCGAGTCCGATCCGCTCGGCACCGGCTGGAACATCATCCAGTCGAAGATCGCCATCGGTGCCGGCGGCCTCACCGGCAAGGGTTGGGGGCAGGGCTCGCAGTCGCACCTGAACTACCTGCCCGAGCACACCACCGACTTCATCTTCGCCGTGCTCAGCGAGGAGTTCGGCTGGATCGGCGTGGCCACGGTGCTGTCGCTGTACCTGTTCGTGATCGGCCGCTGCCTGTGGATCGCCGCGGAAGCGCGCGACGGCTATTCGCGCCTGATCGCCGGCGCCCTCGGCCTGGCGCTGTGCGTCTATGTGATCGTCAACGGCGGCATGATCTCGGGCATGTTGCCGGTGGTCGGCGTGCCGATGCCGCTGCTGAGCTATGGCGGTACGTCGGCGGTGTCGCTGCTGGCGGGCCTGGGCGTGGTGATGGCGGTGCGGGCGCATCGGCCGGTGTACGCGCGCTGA
- the mreD gene encoding rod shape-determining protein MreD, with protein sequence MTRVRPQWVLPLSLVMALFLGLLPLPPTLQPLRPYWLALVLAYWVIEDPDHIGLGVAFLVGLAGDLVYGSLFGEQALRLVVMAYILQRFRARLRFFPMSQQALAIGGLLLNDRIVTAAIHIAVGEPTLPASFWLAPLAGMLLWPLLFVGLDSLRLGRWRGR encoded by the coding sequence ATGACCCGCGTCCGTCCGCAATGGGTGCTGCCGCTGAGCCTGGTCATGGCGCTGTTCCTGGGCCTGCTGCCGCTGCCGCCGACGCTGCAGCCGTTGCGCCCGTACTGGCTGGCGCTGGTGCTGGCCTATTGGGTGATCGAAGACCCCGACCATATCGGCCTGGGCGTCGCTTTCCTCGTCGGCCTGGCCGGTGACCTGGTCTACGGCAGCCTGTTCGGCGAGCAGGCGCTGCGGCTGGTGGTGATGGCGTACATCCTGCAGCGCTTCCGCGCGCGCCTGCGCTTCTTCCCGATGTCGCAACAGGCCCTGGCCATCGGCGGCCTGCTGCTCAACGACCGCATCGTCACCGCCGCGATCCATATAGCAGTGGGCGAGCCGACGCTGCCGGCCTCGTTCTGGCTGGCGCCGCTGGCGGGCATGCTGCTGTGGCCGCTGCTGTTCGTGGGCCTGGACTCGCTGCGACTGGGCCGCTGGCGGGGGCGTTGA
- the mreC gene encoding rod shape-determining protein MreC encodes MKLLAYLALSVMLIMLDHRGGWLSQARRQVTLMVQPLWMVAGWPGRMVERISDDAGTLTRLTSENRRLRNDLMLNQARMARLQTLAADNARLRGLLDAADRGKLDVVLSPVLDIDLDPTRQRLVLDAGTRDGVQVGQSVIDAGGLLGQIIAVTPMYANVLLLTDPSHAVPVAVARNGVRLVVYGEGRSDLLRVPSVPLSSDIKVGDVLVTSGLGGRFAPGFPVGTIASLRPDDSRAFLIGEVTPAAQLDRGREVLVLLSQPSPLPGATAFNATTAPASAAIAIGQGTAAVPTTAPAQKPGATAIPPAAAAKPIAPAATTPPKPQPAPTEPRR; translated from the coding sequence GTGATGCTGATCATGCTCGACCACCGCGGCGGCTGGCTGAGCCAGGCGCGGCGCCAGGTCACGCTGATGGTGCAGCCGCTGTGGATGGTCGCCGGCTGGCCGGGGCGCATGGTCGAACGCATCAGCGACGATGCCGGCACGCTGACCCGGCTGACCTCCGAAAACCGTCGCCTGCGCAACGATCTGATGCTGAACCAGGCACGGATGGCGCGCCTGCAGACGCTGGCGGCCGACAATGCACGCTTGCGCGGCCTGCTCGACGCCGCCGATCGAGGCAAGCTGGACGTGGTGCTGTCGCCGGTGCTCGACATCGACTTGGATCCGACCCGCCAGCGCCTCGTTCTCGATGCCGGTACCCGCGACGGCGTCCAGGTCGGACAGAGCGTGATCGACGCAGGCGGCCTGCTTGGGCAGATCATTGCGGTTACGCCGATGTACGCCAACGTGCTGCTGCTGACCGATCCCTCGCATGCCGTCCCGGTGGCGGTGGCGCGCAACGGCGTGCGCCTGGTGGTCTACGGCGAGGGCCGCAGCGACCTGCTGCGCGTGCCGAGCGTGCCGCTTTCGAGCGACATCAAGGTCGGCGACGTGCTGGTGACCTCGGGCCTGGGCGGGCGTTTCGCGCCGGGGTTCCCGGTCGGCACCATCGCCTCGCTGCGTCCCGACGACAGCCGCGCCTTCCTGATCGGTGAAGTCACTCCCGCCGCGCAGCTCGACCGCGGCCGCGAAGTGCTGGTGCTGCTTAGCCAGCCGAGCCCGCTGCCCGGCGCGACCGCGTTCAATGCCACGACCGCGCCGGCCAGTGCCGCCATCGCGATCGGGCAGGGCACTGCCGCCGTGCCGACGACGGCACCCGCGCAGAAGCCCGGCGCAACGGCGATACCGCCGGCGGCGGCGGCCAAACCGATTGCACCGGCAGCGACCACGCCGCCAAAACCGCAACCCGCCCCGACGGAGCCGCGCCGATGA